In Rhodamnia argentea isolate NSW1041297 chromosome 4, ASM2092103v1, whole genome shotgun sequence, the following proteins share a genomic window:
- the LOC115756778 gene encoding probable magnesium transporter NIPA9 isoform X1: MWEAICLTLVATAGNNIGKVLQKKGTVILPPLSFKLKVIRAYALNRDWAVGFLMDILGAFLMLIALSQAPVSVIQPVSGCGLAILSVFSHFYLKEVMNAVDWMGITFAGMGTIGVGAGGEEQVASAISIFHLPWLAFIVAVLFVLLNMWLRIFRRHRREQEMVRRMEYEVVEEIIYGLESGILFGMSSVVSKMGFLFMEQGFSRMLVPLCIGISMSCSGTGFFYQTRGLKHGRAIVVSTCAAVASIVSGVLAGMLVLGEKLPSAPAARLLLLLGWMLIIVGVVLLVSSARLVRLLPRRFRQLVPSGVGRNSGLKRSGSVHAKDTSPSAVIHAATLHHLISSPSKEKA, translated from the exons atgtGGGAGGCGATTTGTCTGACGTTGGTGGCCACCGCGGGCAACAACATCGGGAAGGTTCTCCAAAAGAAGGGCACCGTCATTTTGccccctctctctttcaagCTCAAG GTTATTAGGGCATATGCTCTCAACAGAGATTGGGCTGTTGGGTTTTTGATGGACATACTTGGAGCATTCCTGATGTTGATAGCTTTATCTCAGGCTCCT GTATCTGTTATTCAGCCGGTTTCTGGTTGTGGACTAGCTATTCTATCAGTGTTCTCTCATTTTTATTTGAAGGAAGTCATGAATGCGGTTGACTGGATGGGTATCACATTTGCGGGAATGGGTACCATAG GAGTTGGGGCCGGAGGTGAGGAGCAAGTGGCTTCTGCAATATCGATTTTCCATTTGCCATGGCTAGCATTCATTGTTGCAGTCTTGTTT GTACTGCTCAATATGTGGCTTCGCATTTTCAGACGACATCGCAGGGAGCAGGAGATGGTAAGACGG ATGGAATATGAAGttgttgaagaaattatttatgGCTTGGAATCTGGCATTTTGTTTGG GATGTCTTCTGTTGTATCAAAGATGGGGTTTCTTTTCATGGAGCAAGGTTTCTCTAGGATGCTGGTTCCTTTATGCATCGGTATCAGCATGTCTTGCAGCGGTACAGGATTTTTCTACCAG ACTCGTGGTTTAAAGCATGGGAGGGCAATTGTTGTATCTACATGTGCTGCAGTGGCATCAATTGTAAGTGGTGTGCTAGCCGGCATGTTGGTACTGGGTGAGAAGTTGCCTTCAGCACCAGCGGCACgacttttgcttttgcttggaTG GATGCTCATCATTGTAGGTGTGGTTTTGCTTGTGAGCTCAGCACGGCTGGTTCGACTCCTCCCGCGGAGATTCCGACAACTTGTCCCAAGTGGAGTTGGTCGAAACTCTGGCCTGAAACGGTCAGGGTCTGTCCATGCCAAAGATACCAGTCCAAGTGCTGTCATCCATGCAGCCACATTGCACCATCTGATATCTTCGCCTTCTAAAGAGAAGGCTTGA
- the LOC115756778 gene encoding probable magnesium transporter NIPA9 isoform X3 has product MWEAICLTLVATAGNNIGKVLQKKGTVILPPLSFKLKVIRAYALNRDWAVGFLMDILGAFLMLIALSQAPVSVIQPVSGCGLAILSVFSHFYLKEVMNAVDWMGITFAGMGTIGVGAGGEEQVASAISIFHLPWLAFIVAVLFVLLNMWLRIFRRHRREQEMVRRMEYEVVEEIIYGLESGILFGMSSVVSKMGFLFMEQGFSRMLVPLCIGISMSCSGTGFFYQTRGLKHGRAIVVSTCAAVASIVSGVLAGMLVLGEKLPSAPAARLLLLLGCTAGSTPPAEIPTTCPKWSWSKLWPETVRVCPCQRYQSKCCHPCSHIAPSDIFAF; this is encoded by the exons atgtGGGAGGCGATTTGTCTGACGTTGGTGGCCACCGCGGGCAACAACATCGGGAAGGTTCTCCAAAAGAAGGGCACCGTCATTTTGccccctctctctttcaagCTCAAG GTTATTAGGGCATATGCTCTCAACAGAGATTGGGCTGTTGGGTTTTTGATGGACATACTTGGAGCATTCCTGATGTTGATAGCTTTATCTCAGGCTCCT GTATCTGTTATTCAGCCGGTTTCTGGTTGTGGACTAGCTATTCTATCAGTGTTCTCTCATTTTTATTTGAAGGAAGTCATGAATGCGGTTGACTGGATGGGTATCACATTTGCGGGAATGGGTACCATAG GAGTTGGGGCCGGAGGTGAGGAGCAAGTGGCTTCTGCAATATCGATTTTCCATTTGCCATGGCTAGCATTCATTGTTGCAGTCTTGTTT GTACTGCTCAATATGTGGCTTCGCATTTTCAGACGACATCGCAGGGAGCAGGAGATGGTAAGACGG ATGGAATATGAAGttgttgaagaaattatttatgGCTTGGAATCTGGCATTTTGTTTGG GATGTCTTCTGTTGTATCAAAGATGGGGTTTCTTTTCATGGAGCAAGGTTTCTCTAGGATGCTGGTTCCTTTATGCATCGGTATCAGCATGTCTTGCAGCGGTACAGGATTTTTCTACCAG ACTCGTGGTTTAAAGCATGGGAGGGCAATTGTTGTATCTACATGTGCTGCAGTGGCATCAATTGTAAGTGGTGTGCTAGCCGGCATGTTGGTACTGGGTGAGAAGTTGCCTTCAGCACCAGCGGCACgacttttgcttttgcttggaTG CACGGCTGGTTCGACTCCTCCCGCGGAGATTCCGACAACTTGTCCCAAGTGGAGTTGGTCGAAACTCTGGCCTGAAACGGTCAGGGTCTGTCCATGCCAAAGATACCAGTCCAAGTGCTGTCATCCATGCAGCCACATTGCACCATCTGATATCTTCGCCTTCTAA
- the LOC115756778 gene encoding probable magnesium transporter NIPA9 isoform X2, with the protein MWEAICLTLVATAGNNIGKVLQKKGTVILPPLSFKLKVIRAYALNRDWAVGFLMDILGAFLMLIALSQAPVSVIQPVSGCGLAILSVFSHFYLKEVMNAVDWMGITFAGMGTIGVGAGGEEQVASAISIFHLPWLAFIVAVLFVLLNMWLRIFRRHRREQEMMEYEVVEEIIYGLESGILFGMSSVVSKMGFLFMEQGFSRMLVPLCIGISMSCSGTGFFYQTRGLKHGRAIVVSTCAAVASIVSGVLAGMLVLGEKLPSAPAARLLLLLGWMLIIVGVVLLVSSARLVRLLPRRFRQLVPSGVGRNSGLKRSGSVHAKDTSPSAVIHAATLHHLISSPSKEKA; encoded by the exons atgtGGGAGGCGATTTGTCTGACGTTGGTGGCCACCGCGGGCAACAACATCGGGAAGGTTCTCCAAAAGAAGGGCACCGTCATTTTGccccctctctctttcaagCTCAAG GTTATTAGGGCATATGCTCTCAACAGAGATTGGGCTGTTGGGTTTTTGATGGACATACTTGGAGCATTCCTGATGTTGATAGCTTTATCTCAGGCTCCT GTATCTGTTATTCAGCCGGTTTCTGGTTGTGGACTAGCTATTCTATCAGTGTTCTCTCATTTTTATTTGAAGGAAGTCATGAATGCGGTTGACTGGATGGGTATCACATTTGCGGGAATGGGTACCATAG GAGTTGGGGCCGGAGGTGAGGAGCAAGTGGCTTCTGCAATATCGATTTTCCATTTGCCATGGCTAGCATTCATTGTTGCAGTCTTGTTT GTACTGCTCAATATGTGGCTTCGCATTTTCAGACGACATCGCAGGGAGCAGGAGATG ATGGAATATGAAGttgttgaagaaattatttatgGCTTGGAATCTGGCATTTTGTTTGG GATGTCTTCTGTTGTATCAAAGATGGGGTTTCTTTTCATGGAGCAAGGTTTCTCTAGGATGCTGGTTCCTTTATGCATCGGTATCAGCATGTCTTGCAGCGGTACAGGATTTTTCTACCAG ACTCGTGGTTTAAAGCATGGGAGGGCAATTGTTGTATCTACATGTGCTGCAGTGGCATCAATTGTAAGTGGTGTGCTAGCCGGCATGTTGGTACTGGGTGAGAAGTTGCCTTCAGCACCAGCGGCACgacttttgcttttgcttggaTG GATGCTCATCATTGTAGGTGTGGTTTTGCTTGTGAGCTCAGCACGGCTGGTTCGACTCCTCCCGCGGAGATTCCGACAACTTGTCCCAAGTGGAGTTGGTCGAAACTCTGGCCTGAAACGGTCAGGGTCTGTCCATGCCAAAGATACCAGTCCAAGTGCTGTCATCCATGCAGCCACATTGCACCATCTGATATCTTCGCCTTCTAAAGAGAAGGCTTGA
- the LOC115756778 gene encoding probable magnesium transporter NIPA9 isoform X5 — MDILGAFLMLIALSQAPVSVIQPVSGCGLAILSVFSHFYLKEVMNAVDWMGITFAGMGTIGVGAGGEEQVASAISIFHLPWLAFIVAVLFVLLNMWLRIFRRHRREQEMVRRMEYEVVEEIIYGLESGILFGMSSVVSKMGFLFMEQGFSRMLVPLCIGISMSCSGTGFFYQTRGLKHGRAIVVSTCAAVASIVSGVLAGMLVLGEKLPSAPAARLLLLLGWMLIIVGVVLLVSSARLVRLLPRRFRQLVPSGVGRNSGLKRSGSVHAKDTSPSAVIHAATLHHLISSPSKEKA, encoded by the exons ATGGACATACTTGGAGCATTCCTGATGTTGATAGCTTTATCTCAGGCTCCT GTATCTGTTATTCAGCCGGTTTCTGGTTGTGGACTAGCTATTCTATCAGTGTTCTCTCATTTTTATTTGAAGGAAGTCATGAATGCGGTTGACTGGATGGGTATCACATTTGCGGGAATGGGTACCATAG GAGTTGGGGCCGGAGGTGAGGAGCAAGTGGCTTCTGCAATATCGATTTTCCATTTGCCATGGCTAGCATTCATTGTTGCAGTCTTGTTT GTACTGCTCAATATGTGGCTTCGCATTTTCAGACGACATCGCAGGGAGCAGGAGATGGTAAGACGG ATGGAATATGAAGttgttgaagaaattatttatgGCTTGGAATCTGGCATTTTGTTTGG GATGTCTTCTGTTGTATCAAAGATGGGGTTTCTTTTCATGGAGCAAGGTTTCTCTAGGATGCTGGTTCCTTTATGCATCGGTATCAGCATGTCTTGCAGCGGTACAGGATTTTTCTACCAG ACTCGTGGTTTAAAGCATGGGAGGGCAATTGTTGTATCTACATGTGCTGCAGTGGCATCAATTGTAAGTGGTGTGCTAGCCGGCATGTTGGTACTGGGTGAGAAGTTGCCTTCAGCACCAGCGGCACgacttttgcttttgcttggaTG GATGCTCATCATTGTAGGTGTGGTTTTGCTTGTGAGCTCAGCACGGCTGGTTCGACTCCTCCCGCGGAGATTCCGACAACTTGTCCCAAGTGGAGTTGGTCGAAACTCTGGCCTGAAACGGTCAGGGTCTGTCCATGCCAAAGATACCAGTCCAAGTGCTGTCATCCATGCAGCCACATTGCACCATCTGATATCTTCGCCTTCTAAAGAGAAGGCTTGA
- the LOC115756778 gene encoding probable magnesium transporter NIPA9 isoform X4, which produces MWEAICLTLVATAGNNIGKVLQKKGTVILPPLSFKLKVSVIQPVSGCGLAILSVFSHFYLKEVMNAVDWMGITFAGMGTIGVGAGGEEQVASAISIFHLPWLAFIVAVLFVLLNMWLRIFRRHRREQEMVRRMEYEVVEEIIYGLESGILFGMSSVVSKMGFLFMEQGFSRMLVPLCIGISMSCSGTGFFYQTRGLKHGRAIVVSTCAAVASIVSGVLAGMLVLGEKLPSAPAARLLLLLGWMLIIVGVVLLVSSARLVRLLPRRFRQLVPSGVGRNSGLKRSGSVHAKDTSPSAVIHAATLHHLISSPSKEKA; this is translated from the exons atgtGGGAGGCGATTTGTCTGACGTTGGTGGCCACCGCGGGCAACAACATCGGGAAGGTTCTCCAAAAGAAGGGCACCGTCATTTTGccccctctctctttcaagCTCAAG GTATCTGTTATTCAGCCGGTTTCTGGTTGTGGACTAGCTATTCTATCAGTGTTCTCTCATTTTTATTTGAAGGAAGTCATGAATGCGGTTGACTGGATGGGTATCACATTTGCGGGAATGGGTACCATAG GAGTTGGGGCCGGAGGTGAGGAGCAAGTGGCTTCTGCAATATCGATTTTCCATTTGCCATGGCTAGCATTCATTGTTGCAGTCTTGTTT GTACTGCTCAATATGTGGCTTCGCATTTTCAGACGACATCGCAGGGAGCAGGAGATGGTAAGACGG ATGGAATATGAAGttgttgaagaaattatttatgGCTTGGAATCTGGCATTTTGTTTGG GATGTCTTCTGTTGTATCAAAGATGGGGTTTCTTTTCATGGAGCAAGGTTTCTCTAGGATGCTGGTTCCTTTATGCATCGGTATCAGCATGTCTTGCAGCGGTACAGGATTTTTCTACCAG ACTCGTGGTTTAAAGCATGGGAGGGCAATTGTTGTATCTACATGTGCTGCAGTGGCATCAATTGTAAGTGGTGTGCTAGCCGGCATGTTGGTACTGGGTGAGAAGTTGCCTTCAGCACCAGCGGCACgacttttgcttttgcttggaTG GATGCTCATCATTGTAGGTGTGGTTTTGCTTGTGAGCTCAGCACGGCTGGTTCGACTCCTCCCGCGGAGATTCCGACAACTTGTCCCAAGTGGAGTTGGTCGAAACTCTGGCCTGAAACGGTCAGGGTCTGTCCATGCCAAAGATACCAGTCCAAGTGCTGTCATCCATGCAGCCACATTGCACCATCTGATATCTTCGCCTTCTAAAGAGAAGGCTTGA
- the LOC115756780 gene encoding uncharacterized protein LOC115756780 — protein sequence MADYSYSHDRSKSYVGPNTMQLQRYYGPPPPQPRGDLRSYSVSYAETDMWGTYSSNNFNRDLKLKKGKSTSGSTSKSWSFTDPELQRKKRVASYKMYGVEGKVKGSFRKSFRWLKDRLSLSFR from the exons ATGGCGGATTACAGCTACAGTCACGACAGATCAAAGTCCTATGTAGGCCCCAACACGATGCAGCTGCAGCGGTACTACGGACCACCACCGCCACAGCCGCGCGGTGACCTCAGGAGCTACAGTGTATCATATGCAGAGACAGACATGTGGGGCACTTACAGCAGCAACAACTTCAACAGGGACTTGAAGTTGAAGAAAGGGAAGAGCACGTCTGGGTCAACCTCAAAGTCGTGGAGCTTCACCGACCCTGAGctgcagaggaagaagagggtggCCAGCTACAAGATGTATGGGGTTGAAGGCAAGGTGAAAGGGTCTTTCAGGAAGAGCTTCAGGTGGCTTAAGGATAG GTTGTCACTGTCGTTCAGGTAG